The genome window GATAataaatgtttttattattgttttcgCAACAAGGGGTTTACATTGTTTCATAATCTAGTTACCCTGTAATGCACATGACAGACTCAGAGTTACAAGGCCACATTTTTAAGTGCAGAATGAGATGCCTCCCTGGCTCCATGCTTTTATTTCACGGCTCAGTTTCCTTCTCTTCACCATTTCCCCCGATGCTGTCTGCCTCGACGGCCTTTCCCTTTGCGATCTTCAGAAGATACCGAACAATTTTAACTTTAACCTGGCCTCGTTTCGGAGGAAGCATTGTCTTCCCTGTGGAACATGACTCGGCAAAATATCTACTGGTATTGCTCATCTCACAATCTCTGTTGATATAGTAAAGATAACACGTCTAGCAAATAAGTGAGTTCTAATCAAGAGATGAATGCAGCAATTTAGTAACAAATGGATTTGTTCTGCTTTGGTACAAGGCTTGAGATACTCTGGTGTGTGTTATATATAGCTTTGAACCAAAAGTGCTGGTCACATAAAGTTGGGACATATTGTGAACAATCAACATTTAAAAGAGCTTAAGcacttttttgtttttattgaaAGTTTCTGAGCACTTGCACTCATTTCATTTTTGCAAGTTAAAAAGATTGTGAATTCCATCTGCAAGTGCTCAAGCCTGGGAAGTCCTGAGGTGTACAAGTCAAAAGCTGTACAGTCCAGTACAAATTATATGGTTGCAACATATATGGTTAAGAAGGCCAAGTCAAGTCAAGTACCCGTACCACGAACTCGTGTGGTATGTCCACCAAATCAAGACATGATTAGATTGTGTTCTTTGTCACTGCAAACATGATGTTCCCCATTGAATAAGACTTGGAACACTCTGAATGGTAAAAGATTAGAAAAACTAAACATGTCTCCTGCAGTACTTTTCATCAAAGTGACAGAACATATCAGAATTCAGAGATCATTTGTTTAGCTTAGAATTTCTTTCAATTGCCTCCAGTACCAAGGTGAAAGACTCATTCTATTCTTGTAGTGAAGAAGAAGATATAACCACAGCATCACCCCTAGTAGCAGGTCAAGATTGTTCACACTGATTTTTAAATCCCAGTGTATATATGCTCATAGCAAGTTAGAAACACTGCAATACCACAAATTGATAAATGCCAAAAATTTCCCATcagacaaaaataattaatggaGCGGAGAGGCCAGCACCTCGCTAACTCCAGGGCAAAGTCAGTCGGGTAGCTTTGCAACATAATACCAGATCAAGGAAAGACAAACATACCTGCTTCTAATTAGCAGACTTCACTTCCAGTTGTTTCTGTGACTTTTTCTATAAAGTATTTCTTTTTATGGAAATTTAGAGAAATGATGTATGAATGGTGAAAGATATCGACTCCTTGTACAAGCAGTATTAACTATATTGATGATATTAATAACACTGGCCTGTCTATGGGCAAGACTAAAGAGACTTTATAATGAGTATATATAACCAAACAAACTATTATCCACTTCCAAAAATTCCATGCATGTTGAAGCTTAGCAGTTTGTACAAgactgaaaaaaattaaatttcctTACAGATAGTTTGCTAGCTGTCTTGAAAGGAGCCAAAGGCCAATCATATATCATGCTCTTCTAATCTAGTTGTTGCTTTTTAACAGAACAGGTATGAAAAAAAGCTCTTCTGAGGCCTGAGCTCATTAAAACAGAAATCCCCATTACCTATTAGCATACTAAATAATCTGGGGATACGCCGATTGGCGCTAATACAGAAATCTCCTCCCAACTCAATACAATGTGAATCCCTACCCAAATCCCCATCACTCCATAAGCATTGACATAATAATTCAAACTTTATGTTTTATCAGAAAATTTTATCATGGAGTAAATCAAATATTGTGCAGAACAAAAATGACAGAAGACCTAATTCAGCAAAATCAGCAAAATATTTCATTCATCTATCTTGcgttttacatatatatatatatatatatatatatatatctcagtGAGCAAAATTACGCAAACTAATTCAAAATTTACCGAGTAATTGAAAGTACAAAATAGAACAATAAGTAATGCATGTATCCATCATTCACATAAGCTGCTGTTGCTAATAATTATGCATCAGTGCATCACTTGCCCTAGCTGCTGCTAATAATCACTAGAGACAGGTCTTCTTGTTCGGGCATGGATTCTCTTCgtcttcaaattttcttttcccAGGTTTGCTGTTTTCAACAGGCTCCTCTTGGTGATTAGAATCCAGACATGCCATGATCCAATCTGTGTCATAACCACCTAGCTCATCCAAACAAAAATCTCCACTAGGGAGGTCATCAAGACCGAAACCCCCACCACAATCATCCCAAACTGAAAGATCATTGAAATCTAGATCATCCCAAACTGAAAGATCATTGTAATCTAGAGGTGCATACAATTTACCAACATCACTGTTTATCACAGCCAAACTTTGTGTGGTTAACATCCTGCTTTCCTCAATATTATCCACTGCGATCAGATTTTCTAAAGTCAGAGTATTTCTTCCATCAAGATCATTACAAACAGCACCATCTACTTTAGTCAGATTTTCTGTTGTCAGACTGCCGGTTCCTCCAAAATTTTTGTCGCTGTCTTCTTTAAATCGAGCTTCACTAGTACTTCCAGAAACACAATTAGCCATTGTGGCACCCGACTTGAGAGCAATAGTGGGAGTCTTAGAAGAATCGTGAGTGATTTTACAAATAACAACAGTATCCTCAGCAGAATTGAGAGCTTCATAAATCCCACTCAATCGATACTCGTGCATTGTATAAGAACCGAGTTTATCCAAATCAACTCCCACCCCAAGTGCTGCAGAATGAGTCTCATTGATTTCAAACACCAAATATCTGCTCTCGCCAATCAAATTGCCCTTATCATCCCTGATTTTCTTCCGACTTGTCTTgccaacccaagtcccacaCCCCGCTTTTTTGGAGGTGTTTTTGGAAGCAGCACTGCTTGATAGTTTGGACAATCTGGTGAACACAAACATGTACTTCTGAGAGGGTTTAATACGAGGGGACTTGAGCCAACATTCATCTTTGGGATCAAAAACTTGCCATGGATTGGAACAAGGACCATATACTTCTCTGTTCTTGACAAGATTGCATGAGAATTGTTTCTTGGTAATCCTGGGCTTGAGATAATCAGCGATTAATTCTTGATCAAAGGGATCAAACCTCCACCCACTCCTTGTTTCATCATCATCTCCCATCCTCTTGCTTTTTTAGACACTCAAATTAACTCAAGCGCTTCTTGCAAAGAACAGTACAGTTGTTGTAAACAGATATAGAAACTTGAAAGAAGTTGTAATCATAACAATGTGGATTCTTCTCTCTTTATATCTGACTttctgattatatatatatagcttgGTGCCGGGTAAGGAAACCCCTGTCGAACGTTGGTGTTTGTTTCCATCCCTGTCTTGTTTAGCAGGGTTTGATTTAAACTTTATACAAGATATGTAATTATGTAAtcttaataatttagataatatcaagttaaatatattacatataaaaaaaataaaaattatttaatatataatattaaaataaaaataatatgattttaatatattatataaaaaattaacaaaatataaaaatattgtttaaataagatgttatattaatatttcattgaaACTATAATATGAGTTTAGAGGTATAAACCAGCCAAGTCGGACAATGTTACACACTTGTTTAAATAGTTTGGCTtgggt of Daucus carota subsp. sativus chromosome 3, DH1 v3.0, whole genome shotgun sequence contains these proteins:
- the LOC108212127 gene encoding uncharacterized protein LOC108212127, with the translated sequence MGDDDETRSGWRFDPFDQELIADYLKPRITKKQFSCNLVKNREVYGPCSNPWQVFDPKDECWLKSPRIKPSQKYMFVFTRLSKLSSSAASKNTSKKAGCGTWVGKTSRKKIRDDKGNLIGESRYLVFEINETHSAALGVGVDLDKLGSYTMHEYRLSGIYEALNSAEDTVVICKITHDSSKTPTIALKSGATMANCVSGSTSEARFKEDSDKNFGGTGSLTTENLTKVDGAVCNDLDGRNTLTLENLIAVDNIEESRMLTTQSLAVINSDVGKLYAPLDYNDLSVWDDLDFNDLSVWDDCGGGFGLDDLPSGDFCLDELGGYDTDWIMACLDSNHQEEPVENSKPGKRKFEDEENPCPNKKTCL